GATGGCTGCTACTTCTCCCCGGTGCTGGTGGCTGACTGGTTCTGGGGGGTGGTGGGTGAGGCGGTGGACGAGCTGAGGCGTTCCCCCAAGAGAGGCATCCCCATCCCGGAGAGGCTGGAACGCAACGGGCCCCTGACCACCCTCATCCTCCAGGCGGGCTCTAGCCGGGTGCTCTATGACCTGCTGCCAGTGGTGTCCTTCCGGGGCTGGCCAGCGGTGGCCCAGGGCTGGCTGACGGCCAACCACTTCTGGGACGGGAAGATCACGGAAGAAGAGGCCATCGCTGGGTTCTACCTGCTGCCCTGCCCGGCTCCGCTGGGGGGGAGGCCCGACCGGGAGTGGAGGCTTGCCTTCTCACGCAGCGAGGTGGGTAGCTAGCGGCACATTCTAGTTGGCTAGTTAACCATCGGGTAGCTGCTTCTTTTgaatagctacagttgaagtgggaagtttacagacacataggttggagtcattaaaacttgtttttcaaccactccacaaatgtgttGTTAGTCGGTTAGGacttctactttgtgcatgacacaagtaatgtttccaacaattgtttacagacagattatttcacttataattcactgtatcacaattccagtgggtcagaagtttacatacgctaagttgactgtgccttttaaacagcttggaaaattccagaaaatgatgtcatggcattagaagcttctgataggctaattaacataatttgagtcaattggaggtgtacctgtggatgtatttcaaggcctaccttcaaactcagtccctctttgcttaacatcatgggaaaatcaaaagaaatcagccaagacctcagcaaaaaaattgtagacctccacaagtctggttcatctttgggagcaatttccaaacgcctgaaggtaccacgttcatctgtacaaacaatagtacgcaagtatgaacaccatgggacctcgcagccgtcataccactcaggaaggagactcgttctgtctcctagagattaacatactttggtgtgaaaagtgcaaatcaatcccagaacaacagcaaaggaccttgtgaagatgctggaggaaaccggtacaaaactatatatatccacagtaaaacgactcctatatcgacataacctgaaaggccgctcagcaaggaagaagccactgctccaaaaccgccataaaaaagccagactacggtttgcaactgcacatggggacaaagatcatactttttggagaaatgtcctctgctctgatgaaataaaaatagaactgtttggccataatgaccatcgttatgtttggaggaaaaagggggttgcttgcaagccgaagaacaccatcccaaccgtgaagcacgggggtggcagcatcatgctgtgggggtgctttgctgctggagggactggtgcacttcacaaaatagatggcatcatgaggaaggaaaatgatgtggatatattgaagcaacatctcaagacatcagtcaggaagttaaagcttggttgcaaatgggtcttccaaatggacaatgaccccaagcatacttccaaagttgtggcaaaatggcttaaggacaacaaagtcaaggtattggagttgccatcacaaagccctgacctcaatcctatagaaagtttgtgggcggaactgaaaaagcgtgtgcgaacaatgaggcctacaaacctgactcggttacaccagctctgtcaggaggaatgggccaaaattcacccaacttattgtgggaagcttgtggaaggctacccgaaacatttgacccaagttaaacaatttaaaggcaatgctacccaatactaattgagtgtatgtaaacttctgacccactgggaatgtggtgaaagaaataaaagctgaaataaatcattttctctactattattctgacatttcacattcttaaaataatgtggtgatcctaactgacctaaaacagggaatgtttactagggttAAATTTCAGGAAtgcgtttaaatgtatttggctaaggtgtatgtaaacttccgacttcaactctatataGTTAGATTGGGCATGGGATTTCTGCTGGACAAAATGGCTAGCTTGCCTAATTTGTGAAACTGAAACTCAGCAATATGTAATCGCCACAAGCAGCTGAATGAATTGCAGATAAGCTCGATGCACTCACCAAGAGTATTTGCGCATGTCCACGGGTGCGCTTCATGCTACTACAACATGCTAGTTTTAGCCTTCTGTGTCATACTCTTAGTTGTTGCCGAAGTCTGTCCTATTCTGATGTTGACTTTGTGCGTCTCTGACTTTACCGTTAAATAGAAACTGATGCTTAACTAACCGGAAGTACAGGTTCACTTACAGTTGAAACGTGACACTTACAGGTGAAACATTTTGAACTTTAAATATGAAAGTAGTATGGTTCTTAACTGTCTTTAAATACCGTTGGAAATGGCTCAACTAATATTTAGCTTCACTATAACATCCATCAGGGCTTTGTCTCTGGTGCATGCATGTGTACTGTATGTTGATGCTGTATGTGTCATGCTGGTGACAAATCCAATTACCCCTCGTGAGATTAATGAAGTCTATTTAATTCAATTCAGTCTGACCTGGCTGCCATATCTTTGTCTCCCTCCTGCCATGTCTGTCTCCAGGTGCAGCTGAAGAAGTGCATCCCGTTCCCCATGGCCCAGGCCTTCCAGGCTGCCAAGGCTGTCCTCTCCCGCCTCCTGGCTCGCCCCCGCACTGGCCTCAGCCCCTACCACCTCCGCACCCTCCTCTTCTGGGCCTGTGACCGCCTACCGCCCGCCTACCTCTCTTCGCCCGACCCAGACACCCCCGCCCGCCTCCTCCTGGGCCTCCTGGATGATCTGGCCCACTGCATCCTGGGTAAGAACTGTCCCAACTACTTTCTGCCCCAATGCAACATGCTGGAGCACCTGTCGGACAGCCAAGCCCTGCTGGTGGCCCGGAAGCTGGCCCATGTCCGGTCTGACCCGACTGAGCACCTCCAGGTGGCCCTGGACCAGGCCAGACAGGCGGGCCAGCTGAAGAGGGAAGCGGCGGGCGCTACCAACGGGCATGGAGGGTCGCCGAGGCACGGGTACCTGGCCAGCGGCATCATCTCACCCTCGGACGACAAGCTGGCTGCCAGGCTGCAGCAGCTGGTGACAGAGAACCCCGGGAAGTCGATTTCTGTTTTTCTCAACCCCGATGATGTCACGAGGCCACACTTCCGCATCGATGGCAAATTCTACTGACCTGAGGGCCTCGTCTAGTGTGGTGTGATGGCGACACACACACGCTCTTCAAAACACATGTAAAACGGCGAGCCAGAATATGGCGAGTCAACTAGGATGGCTCTAGAGGCGAAACACTGCAGAGCCTCGCTACTCTCCTATACCACCACCTCCTGGAGGCTAACGACAATGATTCTAACGCTAACGAGTGCTAACGACGCTGCTGAACAAAAATACTACCAAAAACACCTTTACACACTGCACACTACCAGGAGCAGGAGGCTGGCCCTAGAGAGCCCTAGGATAGAGAAACCAACACTCTTCTATCTATTTAGTAGTGAGTGATGTCATAAAGAGGCCTCATCACAGGAAAAAGGCTTGTTGAGTTGTTACCACGGAGACCGTTGCTCTTTTATGAGTTTGCCCTAAGGAGATGTTCTTTTAGCTGGTGCTACAAAGAAAAGAAAGAACCGCTTTAGAATGAAGAAAGTCTGCTGCTTGCTGCTCCCATAAAATTACACGGTGTACCCTAAGGGTTTCTGCTCTTCTCCTCACTAATGAGAAATACTGTATTCGCCCCTTTTTTCTGCCCAATCAAAGTGGGTGATTAGTACCTGATTCTCCATTTTATATTCAACTATGATGTAACTGAATGTAATTTGGTGTGGGGAAATGTCTTTGAACAAATAGTATTTTCTTTCTTCCCTCTTTCTGTACTTCTTtttatccctctttctctctttactcTGCCCCTCTCTCATTCGCAtacttcctttctctctctctctcaggtattTTTAACGTTGTTAATTGTTTTTCTATGGTTCCCCTCCATCTATCTTGAATGGTATAACCCAGGGCTGTCCTTCCATTTCAACACTTACTATGTGAAGGAACGCACCAAAGAGCCACTGGAGGGGTGTTTCTTTTGCTTCTTCAATCTACCACCCCATAAGAAAGTTATCTGTACTCACTGACCCAGAGTCAGTCTGTACTCTTAAAGGACAGATTCACTCATTTTGACTGTATTGTTTTTGTTCATCTCTGAGTGATGTTATATCAATTCCCGGGGTAATTTCATGTTTATCTGAGCTATTgtcgttcaagcaggcagaaataaagccgctctcactacactggaagttaataggaatacgacttttagatcgcTAAAACGTCTATCATACACGTCAGATTTCAGTACTGGCTTGATCTCATATCGCGGGAGGTTATCTTCTCTCAAATTAGCCATTGATCATGTTTTTGTAATATTCCTACCTCGAAATGTCTTAATTTAAGAGGGTCCACCACATTTTTCCTATTTAtctgcctcttcagtccagggtgcGTTGCATGGTGCCGTTGCATGGCCATTGCGAATGTAAGACTCCACTCTGCGAGgtacatcgatctgcaggttgaacatggtgagattgtagactcctaaattcaTAGTGCAGTTTAGGCTATTTTACAGTTTCAgtaactagctacttcacatgctgatattgtctttggtGTTATTGTGTCTAGcgacgtttgctagctagccagcccatagagcattgcattgtgggttttgtagtcgacttgagctgcaacagatttccacaacgattttcacgttgctaccaaccttattataaagacaaaatgaaacatttgttcacaggAACTATTGTTCTCACATTTAGTGTTACTTAACACTTTAAATTATACAGATTAGTGTTTTTTGTGGATTTAGTCTTTAACGCTCATATTTCCCACCTTTACCGTTCTGACCAACATGCTGATCAGCTGTCACCTCATCAATTTGCCTTTTATCCCATGAAATCTCGAAGCAGCAGTTTATCAACAAATAAGGGTCATATTATAGGGGCTATAAACTTAATTCAGTTCATTTTTCTTACAGTCCCTTTGAAAGTGTACCATGGTGCAGTATATACATTGGGGCTCTAATGGTGACGTGGTCATTAAACATTGTATGATATAGACAAACTACCTATATGGAGACAGGTTGGTGCGGAAAGGAGGAGAAGTGTGAGGCAGGGTTAGCTGCTGAAACCGTTGGCATGATTGTGTTCTAATCTCCGTATTACGAAATGAAAGTTCTGCCATGGCATGGCTGGAATACATCATGTAATCTGTCTGAGGCTTGCGTAAGGGCTATTTTCTTTGTTCCACTTTTGAttatttgtggtgtgtgtgtgtgaagatggCAGGTTTTCATGGTTTGTGGTTGAAATTGAGGAAAAGCTTTTTGTATTGTCTTGTCTCAGATTTTAATTGGAGGAGACTTGACTGGTTTTGTaatggtccctctctctctcttttgcttggTTTGCCTGTTTtaataagctgtgtgtgtgtgatcggaCCACTGATCAAGCTCTTTTAAATGTGCTGATGTAGAGAGAGTTAGAGATCCAGAGAGATGGAACGGGAACAAATGCACAGcaggacaaaaacacacacccaaTGTGCTAGCTACCCATTCTACATCCCCTTGtccctcctctgtgtgtgtgtcttgggggCCTTATCTTGTCCACCCAGATGTGTTcgcagggggatggaggggtggacgGGGAGACAGGCCAGCCTCTGGCCCTTTGTACAGATTAGTGCTAAAGGATGGGGCTACTGGGAACTGAGACAGCTgcttgtctcgctctctctctcgttatatATCTGCTTCTGTCTCTCATCTCACTTGTTTTCCTTCTATCTCCTCCCATCCAGACTGAAACTCACATCCTCTCCTGAATACAAACAGTATCAATACCTTTCTATCATCAATGAAACACTTTGCCCTCAGATTGGCTCTAATAAGCACTCGCTGAGACAGagctaaatggcaccctattccctatatagtgcactactgcacATAACTGGCCCATGgtccccggtcaaaagtagtgcactgtatagggaatagggtgccatttaggatacaGGGTAGCAGAGGTGCTTGTTGAATATCATTAATGGAATGTCATTGTGGACATCACTcaagcatcatcatcatcagaacACTAGAGGTCTTTGGAAACTGTTCTTTGGGATTTTATGTTCTCTAGAACGTGATAGAATCGCTACTTTATTGGTACTGCATATATTGGGTACAGTACTACTATATCCGTATTGATACTGTTTTTGAATAGCTTCAGTTAGTGGAGCGAATTAGAAACTACAGTGAATTGTGTGGGTACTTCTGTTCTTTATAGCCTTGGTACAGGTGAGTGTATGAATCACAAGGACACCTTGACAAACCAAATAATGTAGTGATGATACAGAAGGATGAAGACCCAGAGGATAGAGTTGAGTGTGGGTATGTAAACTGCcaaataatcaaatcaaagtttattggttgcgtacacagatttgcaggtgcagcgaaatgcttgtttcaagctccaacagtgcagtaatacctaacaatacaaaacaatacacacaatcaaaacatttataaaaagaaagaaatgaaGAGATATCAATATAAGAGAAGTATAATATAGAAGTATCGTGTATGTGGTCCTAGCTCCTTCAAGGTGGCGGTATTCGACACACCACACCCCAATGTTGTGATGTAAGAATGTTCATGAACGTTGCCTTGAGCATTTATGAACGTTGTCAGGATGGTTTTGAGACTTCCTATTGTAATGTTCTTCCTTCCTGAATGCTTCCCTAAGTTTTAAACACACCACAGTCCAATGTTGTGGTAAAGTTGTAGGAACTTTGTTGGAACGTTGACAGACTTCCTGAATGCTCCCCTAAAGTTTTTTTAATCTAATGCCGGAGTTTGAAATATACAATGTCAGGTGTATCTCACTGTGTACTGCCTAGTTAGTAGGCATATAAATGGTATGACGTTTGAATCAATATTTATGGAAATGTACACTTTGATACTGGTGCAGAATATCAATATCAAAAGTTAACAGCAGCAGTTCTATGCAATCGTGTACCCAATCTAACTTCCAATGGATTGTCTGCTGCAGACAGAGCTGTTGTCCCAGTTTCTATCTACAATCGTTATCATGTTCATTGTAGAGTAAAAAGTCTATGGGGAAATCAATGAATTCTATAGAATAAGACGTGTGTTAGATGACATTATCAGACATTCTCCCATTGCTTTGTTTGAAGTCTGACATTATAGCAACTTTGGAGGCAATGTGAGGTAATAACTGTACTGATAAAACAAGTAAATGTTATATTATTCTGTGCTTAAACTACTGAAAATTGTTTTTGATTGAAAATGAACAAATTAATGAATGAATGTAACCAATTTTACCTCCTTGAGTAACTGATTTCAACTATATTTTAATTGATAAAGCTATCCATGCAAATCTGGACTGAATTACCATATAAAAGTGCTGCAGTATCGTCTGTGACCACCCCATATCTGGAAATATTTGCAATTTTAAAACTTGACTACTTTCTACTTCCTTTTACTTAAAGTGCAAATTAACTTAATCAGGAATGTTTTGCCTTATTTATTTTCTTTGGGTTGTATTGAATGATGATCATGAATTGTACTGCTGTAGCATGAAATAAATCTACATCTCGATCACTTTGGGTCTGTACAACTTCCTTTTGACTCTGTATACAACTTCCTTGTAGAATGTCTGTCTGTGCTGTATAGTCAACTCTTAAGGTTGGCatgaacagatctgggaccatgcTAGAAGAATGTTAACAATGTTCTGATGGCACAGTTGGTTCAAGCAACATCAACATGTTTGTAGTTTTGATccatacatgggctacatattgTCGCTGTCCTGGCAAAAAGTCGCACATAAATTGAAAGTAGTCATCCCCCTGAATGTTGAGAAAGTTTTATGACTCTAGGAGTAATAAGTCATTCAAAACACCTTGTGAACTTTCATTAATACATGGCGATGGATTTGAAAATAAACCTTTTTTTTATTCCTGAAAAGGTTTTTCCAGGACACCGACAAAATGCTGTATAATGTAGATTAAGTGTAAGTAGCttttggataaaaaaaaaaaagtcctgCTACATTATCATGTGACGTGTAAAAGTCCTATATCAGTTTGGAGTGGAGCGCCGTTTTCTGTCTGAGATGCAGTGCCATTCCAACAGAGGGTGCTAGGAGACAGCACTTCTGCCTCCAGCACCATGGACTCTCTGTCTAACTCTGCTCCTCTCAGATGGTCACACCAGGAGAGggtacagaggagagaggagggggtgtgtCTCTGTAgtccacacacaccctgactaaCATTGCAGCAATCTGCTGGTGTATTAGGAAGATTACTAGGCCAGGAACTTCCAGGATTGTGTGTCACGTCTGGCACAAAACATCCGGCCAGTGAACTCAGGACTGACCTCACTGCCAGTTACATCACCCTGGCTCTATATCAGTCACTCTAGCCTGGCTCAGCCACTCTGGCCTGACTGAGGCTGGGGTTGAGATGGCAGAGGATGGGGGTTATGTATGACTCCTCTGCCCTTCTAGGTCACTGAAGAGCAGTGGAGCTAAGGGAGGGATGCAGACAATCCTAGATCCCTTGGATGTTGTATGTAGGATGAAGGAAAGTTTAAGAACACTCTGGTGCCCTACCTAAACAGACAGTCCTGTAGAAAGagcgggggggagagagaggagaagatggcagaggtgtaagagagagagagagaatagtgaGTAAGAGAGCGAGGGAAGAGGAAGAAGGCAGGGAGAGCccagggaaggagctctgttctgttctccctAACATCTGCCAGTGTGCTGAGCTGCGGGGACTGAGACTCACTGGTGACTGAACGCTCAGGATGTTCACTACACTTTAGGTGTAATTGTCTATACACTACTCATTATCACAACACAGCTAACTGAATAGGACCAGATGTGTCTACTAGTACATGTGCAGAGAGCGTACAGTGTTTACCGGTGTAGGATACTATTGCATTAACTTGTATCTGTTACATTATTTGATGTAGAGACTTCTGTTTTTAGTTGTTTGATTGTTAATATCTATTTGCATGTTTGTCCTTAAATTCTGTCACCAGTCCAGTCTCCCCTGTTTTGTACATGTGAAGTGGACCAGTGTAACCTCACCCTTAGTGAATGAGGCCAGGTGGTAGCAATATCTAACTGCACACAGACTGCTAAAGTAGGCCTGGACAGGGACACACAACGTATCTCACGCAACAAGCACATCCTGGTAACTGTCCTATTGTGTGATGTAACAGTCTCTATAGGTCAAATTGGATTTGATGGTAAATGGTCTCTGTTCCCCCTAGTGAGCATAATATATCTCCATAAATATTTAAAGCATGTACTGTATAGGGATACAGTATAGGCGTACTGTAAAACAATATTTAAAGCAAGGAGAGAGGATGTGGAAGTACCTCTGGCATAGATATCCCTAATCATTAAAAACAGTCAATGTAGACCACTACCACCCACTGTCTGCTTGTACTGCACAGTAGTAGCTCTATTTGACGAAGTCAACTTTGACAAAGCAATTTGACTTCAAAAGATTTTAAGGCATGACCAATTTCCTGCTCGACTCTCCGATTCCCTTCTGTATGACTGCAATTACTGGCCGATTTAATTAATATGGGACGAGTGGGGGggtggagggttgaggagagcagggatggagggatgaaatcTTTGAACTGTCACTGTATTCAGAGATGCTGTAAGAGAGGGGGATAGAAAGGAAGAAGATACGTTGTTTGTGATCTTTAAAAGATGTTAGTTTCTACTActgtatactctctctctctggctactttttccctcactcCTTCCTTCCTCTATCTCTTGGGCTAactttctcgctctccctctctcccactcccttccccctctctctcccggg
Above is a window of Coregonus clupeaformis isolate EN_2021a unplaced genomic scaffold, ASM2061545v1 scaf0001, whole genome shotgun sequence DNA encoding:
- the LOC121554735 gene encoding protein MB21D2; its protein translation is METLMSAVAPRSPAPVKKASEVDFRSGATLEQLSAQVSELVTLEQGDFGDHLALEVHTAKDFIFNMLGLVQNVDKRLPVANEYLLLSGGAREGVLDLNPEELGDYAKGADFDLDFTLLVPALKLHDRNQPVTLDMRQSAPCHSWLSLRLCDPNTLARWRICCQEETELPPEDDEEEEKREMGHKASGDVPTSLYSPHQSLDGCYFSPVLVADWFWGVVGEAVDELRRSPKRGIPIPERLERNGPLTTLILQAGSSRVLYDLLPVVSFRGWPAVAQGWLTANHFWDGKITEEEAIAGFYLLPCPAPLGGRPDREWRLAFSRSEVQLKKCIPFPMAQAFQAAKAVLSRLLARPRTGLSPYHLRTLLFWACDRLPPAYLSSPDPDTPARLLLGLLDDLAHCILGKNCPNYFLPQCNMLEHLSDSQALLVARKLAHVRSDPTEHLQVALDQARQAGQLKREAAGATNGHGGSPRHGYLASGIISPSDDKLAARLQQLVTENPGKSISVFLNPDDVTRPHFRIDGKFY